In a single window of the Mustela nigripes isolate SB6536 chromosome 17, MUSNIG.SB6536, whole genome shotgun sequence genome:
- the KLK4 gene encoding kallikrein-4, which produces MAGIFGVRNNSSLVLRMGKGSLASGGGGHIINGEDCSPHSQPWQAALFTEDEFFCGGVLVHPQWVLSAAHCFQDSYTIGLGLHSLEANEEPGSRMVEANFSIQHPEYNKPFIANDLMLIKLKESVSGSDTIQNISIASQCPTAGDSCLVSGWGQLVNGRQPQVLQCVNISVVPEEICSAFYAPVYHHSMFCAGGGQDRKDSCNGDSGGPLVCNGSLQGLVSFGQAQCGLPYVPGVYTNLCKFTDWIQKTIQDS; this is translated from the exons ATGGCAG GTATTTTTGGAGTGAGGAACAATAGTTCCCTGGTTTTACGGATGGGAAAAG GATCCTTGGCCTCGGGTGGCGGCGGCCACATCATCAACGGCGAAGACTGCAGCCCACACTCGCAGCCCTGGCAGGCGGCACTGTTCACGGAAGACGAATTCTTCTGCGGGGGTGTTCTGGTGCATCCGCAATGGGTGCTGTCGGCGGCACACTGTTTCCAGGA CTCCTACACAATCGGGCTGGGACTGCACAGTCTCGAGGCCAACGAAGAGCCAGGCAGCCGGATGGTGGAGGCCAACTTCTCCATACAGCACCCAGAGTACAACAAACCCTTTATCGCCAACGACCTCATGCTCATCAAGTTGAAAGAGTCGGTGTCCGGGTCTGACACCATCCAGAACATCAGCATCGCCTCCCAGTGCCCGACTGCTGGGGATTCTTGCCTCGTTTCTGGCTGGGGTCAGCTGGTGAATG GCAGGCAGCCCCAAGTGCTCCAGTGCGTGAATATCTCGGTGGTGCCCGAGGAGATCTGCAGTGCCTTCTACGCCCCCGTCTACCACCATAGCATGTTCTGCGCTGGCGGAGGACAGGACCGAAAGGACTCCTGCAAC GGTGACTCTGGGGGCCCCTTGGTCTGCAACGGGTCCCTGCAGGGCCTCGTGTCCTTTGGACAAGCCCAGTGTGGCCTACCCTACGTGCCAGGCGTCTACACCAACCTCTGCAAGTTCACTGACTGGATACAGAAAACCATCCAGGACAGTTAA
- the LOC132004729 gene encoding kallikrein-1-like produces MSGGSECNNFQPWLSLVYNFSSVRCGGVLVHPQWVLTAAQCMYKNYQLWLGRHSLFQHEDTAQLFEDIRNFPHPKFNLSLLKKHTCLPGEDYSHDLMLLHLAEPAQITDAVRVLDLPTQEPKPGSTCYTSGWGSIEPVSDTGDLQCMDLKLLPNDVCAKAHIQKVTDHMLCAGPLEGNSDTCPGDLEGPLICDGMLQGIPAGGHVPCDSPSMPSVYIKVMPYLQWIKETMLDNS; encoded by the exons ATGAGCGGAGGCTCGGAGTGTAATAATTTCCAACCCTGGCTGTCGCTTGTGTACAATTTCAGCAGTGTCAGGTGCGGGGGTGTCCTGGTGCACCCACAGTGGGTGCTCACAGCTGCCCAGTGCATGTACAA AAATTACCAGCTCTGGCTGGGTCGCCACAGCCTGTTCCAGCATGAAGACACAGCCCAATTATTCGAGGATATTAGAAACTTCCCACACCCTAAATTCAACCTGAGTCTCTTGAAGAAACACACCTGCCTCCCTGGAGAGGACTACAGCCATGACCTCATGCTGCTCCACCTGGCAGAGCCCGCCCAGATTACAGATGCAGTGAGGGTCCTGGACCTGCCCACCCAGGAACCCAAACCGGGGAGCACCTGCTACACCTCTGGCTGGGGCAGCATTGAACCAG TCTCAGACACTGGCGATCTCCAGTGTATGGACCTCAAACTCCTGCCCAATGATGTGTGTGCCAAGGCCCATATCCAGAAGGTGACAGATCACATGTTGTGCGCTGGCCCTTTGGAGGGCAACAGTGACACCTGCCCG GGTGACTTGGAGGGCCCCCTGATCTGCGATGGTATGCTTCAGGGAATCCCAGCCGGGGGCCATGTCCCATGTGACAGCCCCAGTATGCCCTCCGTCTATATCAAAGTAATGCCCTATCTGCAATGGATCAAAGAGACCATGTTGGACAACAGCTGA